One Pseudomonas tolaasii NCPPB 2192 genomic window carries:
- a CDS encoding DUF721 domain-containing protein has protein sequence MAFRPHTARAPGVLLREAKPLKAIFGHAQRLGHLQRLLESQLQPAAREHCHVASWREGNLLLIVTDGHWATRLRYQQKRLQRQLMLFDEFASLMRIQFKVQPPTVQQGAAGHTMDLSENAAETIQATADGISDPGLRAALERLAAHARPKP, from the coding sequence ATGGCATTTCGCCCACATACAGCCCGCGCCCCAGGCGTGTTGCTTCGCGAAGCCAAGCCGTTAAAAGCCATCTTCGGCCACGCGCAACGCCTGGGCCATTTGCAACGCCTGCTCGAAAGCCAGTTGCAACCCGCCGCGCGGGAACATTGCCATGTAGCGTCCTGGCGGGAGGGCAATTTGCTGTTAATTGTCACCGACGGCCACTGGGCAACCCGTTTGCGCTATCAGCAAAAACGCCTGCAGCGTCAATTAATGCTGTTTGATGAATTCGCCAGCCTCATGCGTATCCAGTTCAAGGTCCAGCCGCCCACCGTGCAGCAAGGCGCGGCGGGCCACACCATGGACCTCTCGGAGAACGCGGCCGAAACCATTCAGGCCACGGCCGACGGCATCAGCGACCCGGGTTTGCGCGCAGCCCTTGAACGGTTGGCCGCCCACGCCCGCCCCAAACCCTGA
- a CDS encoding helicase HerA-like domain-containing protein: protein MPDSSQLLIGAGLDGQPIAQAMRLANRHGLIAGATGTGKTVTLQRLAEAFSDAGVAVFAADIKGDLCGLGAAANPQGKVAERIAGMPFLNYKAKAYPVTLWDIHGQSGHPLRTTISEMGPLLLGALLELTDSQQSALYATFKVADREGLLLLDLKDLKALLNHLRYHPELLGDDAALMTTGSSQALLRRLAVLEQQGAEALFGEPALQLEDILQPTSDGHGRIHLLDASRLVHEAPKVYATFLLWLLAELFEQLPERGDADKPLLALFFDEAHLLFADTPKALQERLEQVVRLIRSKGVGVYFVTQSPSDLPDTVLAQLGLRIQHGLRAFTAKEQKSLRAVADGFRPNPTFDTLSVLTELGTGEALVGTLQEKGTPEVVQRVLVAPPQSRIGPLSEAERAALIARSPLLGRYDKPIDRESAYEVLMARKDLGTTEEAKPAAEEPSFTDKAGAFLGTTAGKALKSAMQQAANQMGRQLVRGLLGSLLGGSKRK, encoded by the coding sequence ATGCCTGACTCTTCGCAACTCCTTATCGGCGCGGGCCTGGATGGCCAACCCATCGCGCAGGCCATGCGCCTGGCCAACCGTCACGGGTTGATTGCCGGCGCCACCGGCACAGGCAAAACCGTCACGTTGCAGCGCCTGGCGGAAGCCTTCAGTGATGCGGGCGTGGCCGTGTTCGCCGCTGACATCAAGGGCGACCTGTGCGGCCTGGGCGCTGCCGCCAACCCTCAAGGCAAGGTGGCCGAGCGCATTGCGGGCATGCCTTTCCTTAATTACAAAGCGAAGGCGTATCCGGTCACGTTGTGGGATATCCACGGGCAGTCCGGTCATCCGTTGCGCACCACCATCAGCGAGATGGGGCCTTTATTGCTCGGCGCGTTGCTCGAACTTACCGACAGCCAGCAATCAGCACTTTATGCGACGTTCAAGGTGGCAGACCGCGAGGGCCTGTTGCTGCTCGACCTCAAAGATCTCAAGGCCTTGCTCAACCACCTGCGTTACCACCCGGAGTTACTGGGCGACGATGCCGCGCTGATGACCACCGGTTCCAGCCAGGCCTTGCTCAGGCGTCTGGCCGTGCTGGAGCAGCAGGGCGCCGAAGCCCTGTTTGGCGAGCCGGCGCTGCAGCTTGAAGACATTTTGCAGCCAACGTCCGACGGTCACGGGCGCATTCACTTGCTGGACGCCAGCCGCCTGGTGCATGAGGCGCCCAAGGTTTACGCGACGTTTCTGTTGTGGCTGCTGGCGGAGTTGTTCGAGCAATTGCCGGAACGTGGCGATGCTGACAAACCCTTGCTGGCGTTGTTTTTCGACGAGGCCCACTTGTTGTTCGCGGACACGCCCAAAGCCTTGCAGGAGCGTTTGGAGCAGGTGGTGCGCCTGATCCGTTCCAAAGGCGTGGGCGTGTATTTCGTCACTCAATCGCCGAGCGACTTGCCGGACACGGTGCTCGCGCAACTGGGCCTACGGATTCAGCACGGTCTGCGGGCGTTTACGGCTAAAGAGCAGAAATCCTTGCGTGCGGTGGCGGACGGTTTCCGGCCCAACCCGACCTTCGATACGTTGTCGGTGCTGACCGAGCTGGGCACGGGTGAGGCGTTGGTCGGTACCTTGCAGGAAAAGGGCACGCCGGAAGTGGTCCAGCGCGTACTGGTGGCACCACCGCAATCGCGGATCGGGCCACTCAGCGAAGCCGAGCGCGCGGCATTGATCGCCCGTTCGCCGTTGCTGGGGCGTTATGACAAGCCGATTGACCGCGAGTCGGCCTATGAAGTGCTGATGGCCCGCAAGGACCTGGGCACCACCGAGGAAGCCAAGCCCGCCGCCGAGGAACCGAGCTTCACCGATAAGGCTGGGGCGTTTTTGGGGACGACGGCAGGCAAGGCGCTTAAATCGGCGATGCAGCAGGCGGCCAATCAGATGGGCCGCCAGTTGGTGCGCGGCTTGTTGGGCTCGTTGCTCGGTGGCAGCAAGCGCAAGTAA
- a CDS encoding methyl-accepting chemotaxis protein gives MVNSDEQANRTNSVAAAINELGAAAQEIARNAAQASHQASDARQLAEDGQHVVERNIKAMNQLSGMISASSSNIEALNSKTVNIGQILEVITSISQQTNLLALNAAIEAARAGEAGRGFAVVADEVRNLAHRTQESAQQVQKMIEELQVGARDSVSTMSESQRHSLDSVEIANLAGERLNSVTQRIGEIDGMNQSVATATEEQTSVVESINMDITEINTLNQEGVENLQSTLRACTDLEQQASRLKQLVGSFRI, from the coding sequence ATGGTCAATTCCGACGAGCAAGCCAACCGTACCAACAGCGTTGCCGCCGCGATCAACGAACTGGGCGCCGCCGCCCAGGAAATCGCGCGCAATGCCGCGCAAGCCTCGCATCAGGCCAGTGACGCACGGCAATTGGCTGAAGACGGCCAGCACGTGGTCGAACGCAATATCAAGGCGATGAACCAGCTGTCGGGGATGATCAGCGCCTCCAGCAGCAATATAGAGGCGCTCAACAGCAAGACCGTGAATATCGGGCAGATTCTGGAAGTGATCACCAGCATCTCTCAGCAGACCAACCTGTTGGCGCTGAACGCTGCGATTGAAGCCGCGCGTGCCGGTGAAGCCGGGCGCGGGTTTGCGGTGGTGGCCGATGAAGTGCGCAACCTGGCCCATCGCACCCAGGAATCGGCGCAACAAGTGCAAAAGATGATCGAAGAACTGCAAGTCGGCGCCCGCGACTCGGTCAGCACCATGAGTGAAAGCCAGCGCCACAGCCTGGACAGCGTGGAGATTGCCAACCTGGCCGGTGAACGCTTGAACAGCGTGACCCAGCGCATTGGCGAGATTGACGGCATGAACCAGTCGGTCGCCACGGCCACCGAGGAACAGACTTCCGTGGTGGAGTCGATCAACATGGACATCACCGAGATCAACACCCTCAATCAGGAAGGCGTGGAAAACCTGCAATCGACCCTGCGGGCCTGCACCGACCTTGAACAGCAGGCGTCGCGCCTCAAGCAATTGGTGGGCAGTTTCCGGATCTGA
- the purU gene encoding formyltetrahydrofolate deformylase: MRTFRLVIACPDRVGIVAKVSNFLASHNGWITEASHHSDDLSGWFFMRHEIRADTLPFGLEAFREAFAPIAEEFSMTWHITDTEQKKRVVLMASRESHCLADLLHRWHSDELDCEIACVISNHDDLRSMVEWHGIPYYHVPVNPQDKEPAFAEVSRLVKQHEADVVVLARYMQILPPELCREYAGKVINIHHSFLPSFVGAKPYHQASLRGVKLIGATCHYVTEELDAGPIIEQDVVRVSHSDSIEDMVRFGRDVEKMVLARGLRYHLEDRVLVHGNKTVVF, translated from the coding sequence ATGCGCACTTTTCGGCTGGTGATTGCTTGCCCGGACCGGGTTGGCATCGTTGCCAAAGTCAGTAACTTTCTGGCCTCCCATAACGGCTGGATCACCGAGGCGAGCCATCACTCGGATGATCTCAGCGGTTGGTTTTTCATGCGTCACGAAATTCGTGCCGACACGCTGCCCTTTGGTCTGGAAGCGTTTCGCGAGGCGTTTGCGCCGATCGCGGAAGAGTTTTCAATGACCTGGCACATCACCGACACCGAGCAGAAAAAACGCGTGGTGCTGATGGCCAGTCGCGAGTCCCATTGCCTGGCCGACTTGCTGCACCGCTGGCACAGTGATGAGCTGGACTGCGAGATCGCCTGCGTGATTTCCAACCACGACGACCTGCGCAGCATGGTCGAATGGCATGGCATCCCGTACTACCACGTTCCGGTCAACCCGCAGGACAAGGAACCGGCATTCGCAGAGGTCTCCCGCCTGGTCAAGCAGCATGAGGCTGATGTTGTGGTGCTGGCGCGCTACATGCAGATCCTGCCGCCGGAACTGTGCCGCGAGTACGCCGGCAAGGTGATCAACATTCACCACAGCTTCCTGCCATCGTTCGTCGGCGCCAAGCCTTACCACCAGGCGTCGCTGCGGGGCGTGAAGCTGATCGGCGCAACCTGCCACTACGTCACTGAAGAGCTGGACGCCGGCCCGATCATCGAGCAGGACGTGGTGCGTGTCAGCCACAGTGACAGCATCGAAGACATGGTGCGTTTCGGCCGTGACGTCGAGAAAATGGTGCTGGCCCGTGGCCTGCGCTATCACCTGGAAGATCGCGTGCTGGTCCACGGCAACAAAACCGTGGTGTTCTGA
- the mvaT gene encoding histone-like nucleoid-structuring protein MvaT — MSLINEYRATEEAIKELQARLKNLSQDDKLQTELEFEGKLRALMGEYSKSLRDIIALLDPESKVKAPRGAVKTTGTKRARKVKQYKNPHNGEVIETKGGNHKTLKEWKAKWGGDVVEGWATLLG; from the coding sequence ATGTCTCTGATCAACGAATACCGTGCCACCGAAGAAGCTATCAAAGAGCTGCAAGCCCGTTTGAAGAACCTGTCTCAAGACGACAAGCTGCAAACCGAGCTGGAATTCGAAGGCAAACTGCGCGCCCTGATGGGTGAATACTCCAAATCCCTGCGTGACATCATCGCACTGCTGGATCCGGAGTCGAAAGTTAAAGCTCCACGTGGCGCCGTGAAAACTACCGGCACCAAGCGTGCTCGCAAGGTTAAGCAATACAAGAACCCGCATAACGGCGAAGTGATTGAAACCAAAGGTGGCAACCACAAGACGCTGAAAGAGTGGAAAGCCAAGTGGGGCGGTGACGTGGTTGAAGGCTGGGCTACCCTGCTGGGCTAA
- the sbcB gene encoding exodeoxyribonuclease I, translating to MTTIFWYDYETTGINPRSDRPLQVAGIRTDLELNEVGAPVNLYCRPGDDILPHPAACAITGITPSILAEKGLAEADFMTRVHAELAAPGTCGAGYNTLRFDDEMTRYSLYRNFFDPYAREWQGGNSRWDLIDVVRTAYALRPEGIVWPEQDGRVTLKLERLTEANGIDHGQAHDALSDVRATIALARLVREKQPKLYEWLFQLRSKQRVMDQVRLLQPMVHISGRFSAERHYLGVVLPLAWHPRNRNALIVCDLGLDPQGLLDLDADTLRRRLYTRREDLAEGELPVPLKLLHINRCPVVAPLNVLRAQDGERLQLDMDACQARALRLTDAQEVWRDKLAAIYADEDFAPNNDPEQQLYDGFIGDRDRRLCEQVRAAEPEDLARQQWPFDDHRLPELLFRYRARNFLHTLNSEEQERWKLFCQQRLSNAEWGAPNTLEAFKLAREELAVSATSFQCGVLDQWQEYADSLAARLGL from the coding sequence GTGACCACTATTTTCTGGTACGACTATGAAACCACCGGCATCAACCCGCGCAGTGATCGTCCGTTGCAGGTTGCCGGTATTCGTACTGATCTTGAACTCAACGAGGTCGGTGCGCCGGTCAACCTGTATTGCCGGCCTGGGGACGATATCCTGCCTCATCCGGCCGCCTGCGCGATTACCGGCATCACGCCTTCCATTCTCGCCGAAAAGGGGCTGGCCGAAGCCGATTTCATGACCCGGGTGCATGCCGAGTTGGCTGCTCCGGGAACGTGCGGTGCCGGGTACAACACTTTGCGCTTCGATGATGAAATGACGCGCTACAGCCTGTACCGCAACTTCTTTGACCCTTATGCCCGTGAGTGGCAGGGCGGCAACAGCCGCTGGGACTTGATCGATGTGGTTCGCACCGCGTACGCGCTGCGCCCCGAAGGCATTGTGTGGCCCGAGCAGGACGGGCGCGTCACGCTCAAGCTTGAGCGCCTGACCGAAGCGAATGGCATCGATCACGGCCAGGCTCACGACGCTTTGTCGGACGTGCGGGCAACGATTGCGCTGGCACGGTTGGTTCGCGAGAAACAGCCCAAGCTGTATGAGTGGCTGTTTCAACTGCGCAGCAAGCAACGGGTGATGGATCAGGTGCGTCTTTTGCAGCCGATGGTACATATTTCCGGGCGTTTTTCTGCCGAGCGCCATTACCTGGGGGTGGTGTTGCCACTGGCCTGGCACCCACGTAATCGCAATGCGCTGATTGTGTGTGACCTTGGGCTAGATCCCCAGGGGTTGCTGGATCTGGATGCCGATACGCTGCGCCGACGTCTCTACACGCGCCGTGAGGACCTCGCCGAAGGTGAACTGCCGGTGCCGCTCAAGTTGCTGCATATCAACCGGTGCCCGGTCGTTGCGCCATTGAACGTGCTGCGGGCGCAAGATGGTGAGCGGCTTCAGTTGGATATGGACGCTTGTCAGGCTCGGGCGCTGCGACTAACTGACGCACAGGAAGTTTGGCGTGACAAGTTGGCGGCCATTTACGCCGACGAAGACTTCGCGCCGAACAATGATCCGGAGCAGCAGCTCTATGACGGTTTTATCGGCGACCGTGACCGTCGCTTGTGTGAACAAGTACGTGCCGCTGAACCTGAAGATCTTGCGCGTCAGCAGTGGCCATTTGATGATCATCGGTTGCCCGAATTATTGTTTCGCTACCGCGCCCGGAACTTTCTCCACACCTTGAACAGCGAGGAGCAAGAACGCTGGAAACTTTTCTGTCAGCAGCGTTTGTCAAATGCTGAGTGGGGAGCACCGAATACCCTTGAGGCATTTAAGCTGGCGCGTGAGGAGTTGGCTGTTAGTGCTACATCGTTTCAGTGTGGGGTGCTGGATCAATGGCAGGAATATGCCGACTCTTTAGCGGCTCGTCTGGGGCTCTAA
- a CDS encoding RDD family protein — protein MPTALLDTRYQIETPEGIDLPLRPAGLLPRALAFAFDLGARGLIMGILLVPLALLGNIGIGLGSLLLFLISWWYMVLFEVLNQGCSPGKQVMGLRVIQDDGTPVGWSASLIRNLLRFVDMLPFGYFTGAISCLQHPHFKRLGDLAAGTLVVYRERPLPRPQIPQASALRLPFALDLSEQRAILGFAERQGELSAERVHELAAILATPLQVPPARAAEQLNGVARGLLGPT, from the coding sequence ATGCCAACAGCCCTTTTGGATACCCGTTACCAGATCGAGACCCCGGAGGGCATCGACCTGCCTTTGCGCCCCGCCGGCTTGCTGCCGCGCGCGCTCGCCTTTGCGTTCGACCTGGGTGCGCGCGGCCTGATCATGGGGATTCTGCTGGTGCCGCTGGCACTGCTCGGCAACATTGGCATCGGCTTGGGCTCATTGCTGCTGTTCCTGATCAGTTGGTGGTACATGGTGCTGTTTGAAGTGCTCAATCAGGGTTGCTCACCCGGCAAACAGGTGATGGGCCTGCGCGTGATCCAGGACGACGGCACACCGGTTGGCTGGTCCGCGTCGCTGATCCGGAACCTGCTGCGCTTCGTCGACATGCTGCCCTTCGGCTACTTCACCGGCGCCATCAGTTGCCTGCAACACCCTCACTTCAAACGCCTGGGCGATCTGGCCGCCGGCACCCTGGTGGTTTACCGCGAGCGGCCCCTGCCCCGCCCACAGATACCTCAGGCAAGTGCCCTGCGGCTGCCCTTCGCGCTGGACCTGAGTGAACAGCGCGCCATCCTCGGATTTGCTGAACGCCAAGGCGAATTATCTGCCGAGCGGGTACACGAACTGGCCGCCATTCTCGCCACACCCTTGCAGGTCCCACCAGCGCGGGCGGCGGAACAGCTCAACGGCGTTGCTCGCGGTTTGCTGGGGCCCACATGA
- a CDS encoding stage II sporulation protein M, translating to MKQSLFESRYQPEWQAFEAQLKQLEQGKAEAGDMARFPYHYRRLCQHLALAEERGYSSYLVDPLQQLALRGHQQLYRHRSRLGANVLGFVLAGFPRLVREQWRFVLIASILFFGSLASIALLVYLFPDLVYSIISPQQVAEMQSMYDPDASQLGRAAERASSEDWMMFGYYVMHNIGIAFQTFAAGLLFGLGSVFFLVFNGLIIGAVSGHLTEIGYGQTFWSFVIGHGAFELSAIALAGAAGLQLGWALIAPGALTRSESLRLAARKSVQMLCGVMIFLLIAAFIEAYWSSTTSLAPWVKYLVGTALWLLVAAYLIFAGRTSHAPE from the coding sequence ATGAAACAGAGCCTGTTCGAAAGCCGCTACCAACCGGAATGGCAAGCCTTTGAAGCGCAGCTTAAACAGCTGGAGCAAGGTAAAGCCGAGGCCGGTGACATGGCCCGGTTCCCTTATCATTATCGACGTTTGTGCCAACATCTCGCCCTGGCCGAGGAGCGCGGCTACAGCAGTTATCTGGTGGACCCGCTGCAACAGCTGGCCCTGCGTGGCCACCAACAACTGTATCGCCATCGCAGCCGATTGGGCGCGAATGTGCTGGGCTTCGTACTGGCCGGTTTTCCTCGTCTCGTGCGTGAGCAATGGCGCTTCGTGTTGATCGCGAGCATCCTGTTCTTTGGCAGCCTGGCGAGCATCGCTCTTCTGGTTTATCTGTTTCCGGACCTCGTCTACAGCATCATCAGCCCTCAGCAAGTCGCCGAAATGCAAAGCATGTACGACCCCGACGCGAGCCAACTGGGTCGCGCCGCCGAGCGTGCGTCCAGCGAAGACTGGATGATGTTTGGCTACTACGTGATGCATAACATCGGCATTGCCTTCCAGACCTTTGCCGCCGGGTTGCTGTTCGGCCTTGGCAGCGTGTTCTTCCTGGTGTTCAACGGCTTGATCATCGGCGCAGTCTCCGGCCACTTGACCGAAATCGGCTATGGCCAGACCTTCTGGTCATTTGTGATCGGCCACGGGGCCTTCGAACTAAGCGCCATCGCCCTGGCGGGGGCGGCGGGTTTGCAACTGGGCTGGGCATTGATTGCCCCGGGGGCACTGACCCGAAGCGAATCCCTGCGACTGGCCGCCCGCAAAAGCGTGCAAATGCTCTGCGGCGTGATGATATTCCTGCTGATTGCCGCATTTATCGAAGCTTACTGGTCATCCACGACAAGCCTTGCTCCCTGGGTCAAATACCTCGTGGGGACCGCACTTTGGTTGCTGGTAGCCGCCTACCTGATTTTCGCCGGCAGGACTTCTCATGCGCCTGAGTGA
- a CDS encoding DUF4129 domain-containing protein, whose product MRLSDASVVIRPRTTWEAMDLGVLMAREHRLLLMSTWALVSLPIFAVLTVLLWDYPSTAVFLFWWLKPAFDRLPLYILSKALFGEVPSARQAVKHWPRLLKSQLFASLTWRRLSLSRSFVLPVSQLEGLDGQARQQRLGVLLQRNAGAARWLTVLGMHMEIGLWFGCMALFYLFIPEQLELDWDWQRLALASGAEGLWLEHLGNAFYAVVLVFWEPIYVACGFSLYLNRRTVLEAWDLELAFRRLRQRLSNVKALLLLAIGLMLVQTSPKAFAEEPGATRPLSTQAARESIKTQLEHPPFKNPETVTRYRFGEEKTPPASKTHGEGKLPAWLQALLDNLNSNTFKQVAQGLEILLWSLLIGVITLFAWHYRGWLQAFVSRRGGRKPKEANPAPKQMFGLELGIETLPEDIATTAEKLWDTQPREALGLLYRGLLSRLLHDFNLPLSNADTEGQILERVHRLQQPQLLAFSDDLTHHWQRLAYGHHLPPASAQQQLCSDWRALFASEAS is encoded by the coding sequence ATGCGCCTGAGTGACGCGAGCGTAGTGATTCGGCCCCGCACAACCTGGGAGGCCATGGACCTTGGCGTGCTCATGGCTCGGGAGCACCGCCTGCTGTTGATGAGCACCTGGGCGCTGGTCAGCCTGCCGATTTTTGCCGTGTTGACCGTTTTGCTTTGGGATTACCCGTCAACCGCAGTGTTTCTGTTCTGGTGGTTAAAGCCTGCCTTCGACCGCTTGCCGCTCTACATTCTGTCCAAGGCCCTCTTTGGCGAGGTACCCAGCGCCAGGCAGGCGGTGAAGCATTGGCCACGCCTGTTGAAAAGCCAACTGTTCGCCAGCCTGACCTGGCGGCGGCTCAGCCTGAGCCGCAGTTTTGTGCTGCCGGTCAGCCAGCTCGAAGGGCTTGACGGGCAGGCCCGCCAACAACGCCTGGGCGTGCTGCTGCAGCGCAACGCCGGTGCCGCGCGCTGGTTGACCGTCTTGGGTATGCACATGGAAATCGGTTTGTGGTTTGGCTGCATGGCACTGTTCTATCTGTTCATTCCTGAACAGCTTGAACTGGATTGGGACTGGCAGAGGCTCGCGCTCGCTTCCGGCGCGGAAGGGCTATGGCTTGAGCATCTGGGCAACGCCTTTTACGCAGTGGTCCTGGTGTTCTGGGAACCCATCTACGTGGCCTGCGGCTTCAGCCTCTACCTCAACCGGCGCACGGTGCTGGAGGCCTGGGATCTTGAACTGGCGTTCCGCCGGTTGCGCCAGCGCTTGAGCAACGTTAAGGCGCTATTGCTGCTCGCGATCGGGCTGATGCTGGTGCAGACCAGTCCTAAAGCGTTCGCCGAGGAACCCGGCGCTACCAGGCCACTAAGCACTCAGGCTGCCCGCGAATCGATCAAGACACAGCTGGAACACCCCCCTTTCAAAAATCCGGAAACCGTTACCCGTTACCGTTTCGGCGAAGAAAAAACGCCCCCTGCAAGCAAAACCCACGGAGAAGGAAAATTACCGGCGTGGCTGCAGGCACTGCTCGACAACCTGAACAGCAACACCTTCAAACAGGTTGCCCAAGGGTTGGAAATACTGCTGTGGAGCCTCCTCATCGGTGTTATCACCCTGTTCGCATGGCACTACCGCGGTTGGCTGCAAGCGTTTGTCAGCCGTCGTGGAGGGCGCAAACCGAAGGAAGCCAACCCTGCGCCCAAACAAATGTTCGGCCTGGAACTGGGTATCGAAACGTTGCCGGAGGACATCGCCACCACAGCCGAAAAACTCTGGGACACCCAACCCCGGGAGGCCCTGGGTCTGTTGTACCGCGGCCTGCTCAGCCGGTTATTGCACGATTTCAATCTGCCACTAAGCAACGCAGATACCGAAGGCCAGATACTGGAGCGTGTGCACCGCCTGCAGCAACCGCAGTTGCTGGCATTCAGCGACGACCTGACCCATCACTGGCAACGCCTTGCCTATGGCCATCACCTCCCCCCGGCCTCGGCCCAGCAACAACTGTGCAGTGATTGGCGGGCCTTGTTTGCGTCGGAGGCCTCCTGA
- a CDS encoding DUF4350 domain-containing protein: protein MNRPLLWAGLLLACLLGAGALYAWKKAIPYDEVVDRGPSPQALANPYLAAEYFLRQQGMSVEHANGLERLDDLSATANSLLLLGERSNMTPPQVEQLLSWAKSGGHLLLVAEALWDEETGHSGDLLLDGVGIHQTLSEATDVPASPRKKKAPDLTKLYIDNETAPAYFSFDTDFNLADPTHVAQFSANSARSSHLMQRNFGRGTVTVITDSDLWKNANIGKHDNAWLLWYLNQGTDVTLLFNSDTDDLLTLLMRYFPEALTALIALIALALWHAGMRQGPIQAPTPKARRQLREHLQASADFLLRRSGQCTLLQALQRDIQRAARRRHPGFEHLDTAQQWQVLERLTRQPSHVISQALGPLPEKRLNSADFSRQVACLQTLRNAL from the coding sequence ATGAATCGGCCCCTGCTCTGGGCAGGATTATTGCTCGCGTGCCTGCTGGGGGCAGGCGCCCTCTATGCCTGGAAAAAAGCAATTCCATATGACGAAGTCGTGGATCGCGGCCCCTCGCCGCAAGCCCTGGCGAACCCGTATCTGGCAGCTGAGTACTTTCTGCGCCAGCAAGGCATGAGCGTTGAACATGCCAATGGGCTTGAACGACTTGATGATCTTTCCGCCACGGCCAACAGCCTGCTATTGCTGGGTGAACGCAGCAACATGACTCCACCTCAGGTGGAGCAGCTGTTGAGCTGGGCGAAATCCGGCGGCCATCTGCTGTTGGTCGCCGAAGCGTTATGGGATGAAGAAACCGGCCACAGTGGCGACCTCTTGCTTGATGGTGTGGGCATCCACCAGACATTGAGCGAGGCCACGGATGTACCCGCCTCCCCGCGCAAAAAGAAAGCGCCAGACCTGACCAAACTGTACATCGACAACGAAACCGCACCGGCCTATTTCAGTTTCGATACCGACTTCAATCTTGCCGACCCCACGCACGTGGCGCAGTTCTCTGCCAACAGCGCAAGATCCAGCCACCTGATGCAACGCAATTTCGGACGCGGGACCGTAACGGTCATTACCGACAGCGACCTGTGGAAAAACGCAAACATCGGCAAACACGACAATGCCTGGCTGCTCTGGTACCTCAACCAGGGGACGGACGTGACCCTGTTGTTCAACAGTGACACAGATGATCTGCTGACATTGCTGATGCGCTACTTCCCCGAGGCGCTGACAGCCCTTATCGCGCTGATTGCCCTCGCCTTGTGGCATGCAGGCATGCGCCAGGGGCCGATCCAGGCCCCAACGCCAAAGGCACGCCGGCAATTGCGGGAACACTTGCAAGCCAGCGCAGATTTTCTGCTGCGACGCAGCGGCCAATGCACCCTGCTGCAAGCCCTGCAACGTGACATCCAGCGCGCTGCCCGGCGTCGCCACCCAGGCTTTGAACATTTGGATACCGCTCAACAGTGGCAGGTACTCGAACGCCTGACGCGCCAACCTTCTCACGTCATCAGTCAGGCCCTTGGCCCACTTCCGGAAAAACGGCTCAACAGCGCCGATTTCAGCCGTCAGGTGGCGTGCCTGCAAACCCTCAGGAATGCCCTATGA
- a CDS encoding AAA family ATPase, whose product MSDFPAAAAPTREAIQQASQQAQALRIELRKAVIGQDPVIEDVLTALIAGGHVLLEGVPGLGKTLLVRALARCFAGDFARIQFTPDLMPSDVTGHAVYDLHTEQFKLRKGPLFTHLLLADEINRAPAKTQAALLEAMQERQVTLEGEALPIGQPFMVLATQNPIEQEGTYPLPEAELDRFMLKVRMDYPDAQQELDMVREVTRSSRADMLDVQPLRTVLQAQDVLHLQQIASELTLDEQVLDYAVRVARATRTWPGLAIGAGPRASIALVRGARARALLRGGEFVIPDDIKGCALAVLRHRVRIAPELDIDGLEVDQVLKQMLDQIPAPRQ is encoded by the coding sequence ATGAGCGATTTTCCAGCAGCCGCAGCCCCCACCCGCGAAGCCATTCAACAGGCCAGCCAGCAAGCACAAGCCCTGCGCATTGAACTGCGCAAGGCGGTCATCGGCCAGGACCCGGTGATTGAAGATGTGCTCACCGCGCTGATCGCCGGCGGGCATGTTCTGTTGGAGGGGGTACCGGGCCTTGGCAAGACGCTTTTGGTGCGCGCCCTGGCCAGGTGTTTCGCAGGGGACTTTGCACGTATCCAGTTCACACCCGACCTCATGCCCAGTGACGTTACCGGCCATGCCGTGTACGACTTGCACACCGAGCAATTCAAGCTGCGCAAGGGCCCGCTGTTCACGCACCTGTTGCTCGCCGACGAAATCAACCGCGCGCCCGCCAAGACACAGGCCGCGCTGCTTGAAGCCATGCAGGAACGCCAGGTCACCCTTGAGGGGGAGGCGCTGCCCATCGGCCAGCCCTTCATGGTGCTGGCAACCCAGAACCCCATCGAACAGGAAGGCACTTATCCCCTGCCAGAGGCCGAACTGGACCGTTTCATGCTCAAGGTGCGCATGGATTACCCCGACGCGCAGCAGGAGCTGGACATGGTGCGCGAAGTCACGCGTTCCTCTCGCGCCGACATGCTGGATGTGCAACCACTGCGCACCGTGCTGCAGGCGCAGGACGTGCTTCACCTGCAACAGATCGCCAGTGAACTGACGCTGGATGAGCAGGTTCTCGACTACGCCGTGCGCGTGGCCCGCGCCACGCGCACCTGGCCAGGACTGGCCATCGGTGCCGGCCCGCGTGCTTCCATCGCCCTGGTTCGGGGTGCCCGCGCCCGAGCGTTGTTGCGGGGTGGCGAATTCGTCATCCCCGATGACATAAAGGGCTGTGCACTGGCGGTATTGCGTCATCGGGTGCGCATTGCACCGGAACTGGACATTGACGGCCTTGAGGTCGATCAGGTGCTCAAGCAAATGCTCGACCAGATACCGGCACCCCGCCAGTGA